The stretch of DNA AATTGCCCGACCTCACTATAAAATTCTGAAAAGCCAGGAACCCATTGGAGAAGTTACCAGCGGAACCTATGCGCCTTATCTGGATAAAAATATAGGACTTGGCTATGTAAAAATAGAATACAGTGAGATCGGCACCGAGCTGGATATTCTTATCCGGGATAAAAAGGTTAAAGCTAAGATTGTTCCCACGCCGTTCTATAAAAGAAAAAAATAGTATGGGAGTGGGAGTGTGTAGGGGCGATCGGCCGATCGCCCCTACTGGAGTATGGGGGTATGGGAGTGTGGGAGTGGGAAAGAATATACTTCCATACCCCCCTACTTCCATACCCCCACACCCCCACACCTCCATACCCCAGGATGCGTTATATACCCAACACCGACAAAGATCGTCAGGAGATGTTAAAAAAGATCGGGGTTCAATCGGTTGAAGAACTTTTTTCAGATATACCCGAGTCGATCCGATTAAAACGAAAATTGAACTTACCGGCTGCCCTGTCGGAAAAAGAACTCATAGAAGAGCTGAAAGCTCTCAGTGCACTTAATACCCCGGTAGAGGAATATATCTCCTTTTTAGGAGCTGGGGCTTATTATCACTTCATTCCCAGCCTTATCAACCATCTGGTTTCCCGCTCGGAATTTTATACGGCCTATACGCCCTATCAGCCGGAAATAAGCCAGGGTACTTTACAGGCCATCTTTGAGTACCAAACCCTTATTTGTCAGTTAACTGGCATGGAGGTGGCCAATGCCTCCATGTATGATGGCTCTACAGGTCTGGCGGAAGCCGTTCTTATGGCCCATCGAATCAACGAGCGTCCTGAAGTGATCCTTTCCACAGGGATTCACCCGGAATATCGAATGGTTTTAAAAACCTATGTAAAACATTTTGGAATCACGATTCGAGAAGTCGGTTTTACAGAAAAAGGAACGACCGATCTGGAGGTCTGCAGGAGTTTAACAAATCCAAATACCTCGGCGGTCGTCGTCCAATATCCTAACTTTTTCGGCTGCATCGAAGATCTGGCCAGGGTCTCACGTATGGCTAAAGAGGCGGGAGCTTTATTTATCGTGGTTGTCACAGAACCCATAGCTCTAGGGATTCTCAAAGCCCCTGGAGATTTTGGAGCCGATATTGTTGTAGGGGAGGGTCAATCCCTGGGTAATCCCCTCAATTTTGGAGGTCCCTATGTGGGTTTTTT from Candidatus Limnocylindrales bacterium encodes:
- the gcvPA gene encoding aminomethyl-transferring glycine dehydrogenase subunit GcvPA, which encodes MGVWEWERIYFHTPLLPYPHTPTPPYPRMRYIPNTDKDRQEMLKKIGVQSVEELFSDIPESIRLKRKLNLPAALSEKELIEELKALSALNTPVEEYISFLGAGAYYHFIPSLINHLVSRSEFYTAYTPYQPEISQGTLQAIFEYQTLICQLTGMEVANASMYDGSTGLAEAVLMAHRINERPEVILSTGIHPEYRMVLKTYVKHFGITIREVGFTEKGTTDLEVCRSLTNPNTSAVVVQYPNFFGCIEDLARVSRMAKEAGALFIVVVTEPIALGILKAPGDFGADIVVGEGQSLGNPLNFGGPYVGFFAVRQEYLRKMPGRLAGETTDLEGKRGYVLTLSTREQHIRREKATSNICTNEALCALINTIYLCTLGKQGIRELAIQNLQKAHYARQTLGQLKGYKLLFDGPVFNEFVIQTPRPLPEINQILLENKIIGGLDLSRFYPELTNCMLVCVTENHSKGHIDNLVEVLKKLTLTP